The Amycolatopsis viridis genome window below encodes:
- a CDS encoding FAD-dependent oxidoreductase — MSGTEVVVVGGGIGGLANAYALAAAGHRVRVLERAPEFAEVGAGLQLAPNATRILREWGLLDEVVARGVLPRRLVLKDALDGAELTSLDLGPGFVGRYGAPYVVIHRSDLLTILHDACRDAGVELLADHQVDDVEVRADGVRVRVGEREFAGDAVLAADGLWSSLRSRLSADQPVCSGYVAYRGTRPVAEVTGLDADVLTDVVVHFGPRCHLVQYPLRGGELLNTVAVFASPAYDRGDAEWGGPDELDAAFEGTCDAVRRGLAWLWRDRRWPMYDRLPARNWVDGRLALTGDAAHPMLQYLAQGACQALEDAHSLAGEVAKQQAASALDWPSALSAYAQARLDRTARVQSSARVWGELWHCDGLARLLRNQYLGERRLDDYRWTDWLYRP; from the coding sequence ATGAGCGGCACCGAGGTGGTGGTCGTCGGTGGTGGCATCGGCGGACTGGCCAACGCCTACGCCCTGGCCGCGGCCGGGCACCGGGTCCGGGTGCTCGAGCGGGCGCCGGAGTTCGCCGAGGTGGGTGCGGGGTTGCAGCTGGCGCCGAACGCCACCCGGATCCTGCGTGAGTGGGGCCTGCTCGACGAGGTGGTCGCCCGCGGCGTGCTGCCGCGGCGGCTCGTGCTCAAGGACGCGCTCGACGGCGCGGAACTGACCTCGCTGGACCTCGGGCCCGGGTTCGTCGGCCGCTACGGCGCGCCGTACGTGGTGATCCACCGCAGCGACCTGCTGACGATCCTGCACGATGCCTGCCGGGATGCCGGGGTCGAGCTGCTGGCCGATCACCAGGTCGACGACGTCGAGGTGCGTGCCGACGGTGTGCGCGTGCGGGTGGGGGAGCGGGAGTTCGCCGGGGACGCGGTGCTGGCGGCGGACGGGTTGTGGTCGTCGCTGCGGTCGCGGCTGTCCGCCGATCAGCCGGTGTGTTCCGGGTACGTGGCCTACCGGGGTACCCGCCCGGTGGCGGAGGTGACCGGCCTGGACGCCGACGTGCTGACCGATGTGGTCGTCCACTTCGGACCACGGTGCCACCTCGTGCAGTACCCGTTGCGCGGTGGTGAGCTGCTCAACACGGTGGCGGTGTTCGCCTCGCCGGCCTACGACCGGGGCGATGCGGAGTGGGGCGGGCCGGACGAGCTGGACGCGGCGTTCGAGGGCACGTGCGACGCGGTGCGGCGCGGCTTGGCGTGGCTGTGGCGGGATCGGCGGTGGCCGATGTACGACCGGCTGCCCGCGCGGAACTGGGTGGACGGCCGCCTGGCGCTCACCGGGGACGCCGCGCATCCGATGTTGCAGTACCTGGCGCAGGGTGCGTGCCAGGCGCTGGAGGACGCGCACAGCCTGGCCGGTGAGGTCGCCAAGCAGCAGGCCGCGTCGGCGCTGGACTGGCCGTCCGCGCTCAGCGCCTACGCGCAGGCCCGCCTCGACCGGACCGCGCGGGTGCAGTCCAGCGCCCGCGTGTGGGGCGAGCTGTGGCACTGCGACGGGCTGGCCCGCCTGCTGCGCAACCAGTACCTGGGCGAACGCCGGCTGGACGACTACCGCTGGACCGACTGGCTGTACCGGCCCTGA
- a CDS encoding maleylpyruvate isomerase N-terminal domain-containing protein — MSRRDWMDEGTRLVLRVIGELPDGAFDAPTLLPGWTRRHLVAHLHYNAEALRRLVSWARTGVESRMYAGTGQRNAEIEAGAHLPVPELRRLVRGSADALAADLDALPAGAWSNEVVTAQGRTVPATEIVWMRTREVAVHAVDLGAGVDFADLPADLVRALIDDTLTRRIAQGHGPALASWFTGRTAQAPDLGPWL; from the coding sequence ATGAGCAGGCGTGACTGGATGGACGAGGGCACCCGGCTGGTCCTGCGGGTGATCGGCGAGCTGCCCGACGGCGCGTTCGACGCGCCGACGCTGCTGCCCGGCTGGACCCGCCGCCACCTCGTCGCGCACCTGCACTACAACGCCGAAGCGTTGCGGCGCCTGGTGAGCTGGGCGCGCACCGGGGTCGAGTCCCGGATGTACGCCGGCACCGGGCAGCGCAACGCCGAAATCGAAGCGGGTGCGCACCTGCCCGTGCCGGAACTGCGGCGGCTGGTCCGCGGATCGGCGGACGCACTGGCCGCGGACCTGGACGCGCTGCCGGCCGGAGCCTGGTCGAACGAAGTCGTCACCGCGCAGGGCCGCACCGTCCCGGCCACCGAGATCGTCTGGATGCGCACCCGCGAGGTCGCCGTGCACGCCGTCGATCTCGGTGCCGGCGTGGACTTCGCGGACCTGCCTGCGGACCTGGTCCGGGCACTCATCGACGACACGCTGACCCGCCGGATCGCGCAGGGGCACGGTCCGGCACTGGCGAGCTGGTTCACCGGACGCACCGCCCAGGCCCCTGATCTGGGCCCCTGGTTGTAG
- a CDS encoding cupin domain-containing protein produces MTPTQPDPSPELDELYRGFAKELLVPLWTEIGDLMPASPVPAMRPHAWRWQTLLPLAEKAGELVPVGRGGERRAIALANPGLGGAPYATPTLWAAIQYLGPGENAPEHRHTQNAFRFVVEGEGVWTVVDGDPVAMRRGDFLLTPGWHFHGHHNISSEPMAWIDGLDIPFVHYTGSAFFEFGPERVSSTETPARSRAERLWAHPGLRPLSQTAPAVHSPIAAYRWEHTDAALTDQLALEDEGHPGVVEPGHAAIRFTNPTTGGDVMPTIRAEFHRLRAGARTAPRREVGSAVWQVFEGSGTVRVADQEWRVDHGDLFVVPSWAEVTLAAGTQLDLFRFSDTPIFERLHADRVQVGGQQ; encoded by the coding sequence ATGACCCCTACCCAGCCGGATCCGTCCCCGGAGCTCGACGAGCTCTACCGCGGCTTCGCGAAGGAACTGCTCGTTCCACTGTGGACCGAGATCGGCGACCTGATGCCGGCGAGCCCGGTGCCGGCGATGCGCCCGCACGCCTGGCGCTGGCAGACCCTGCTGCCGCTCGCGGAGAAGGCCGGTGAGCTGGTCCCGGTCGGCCGCGGCGGCGAGCGGCGCGCCATCGCGCTCGCCAACCCCGGCCTCGGCGGCGCACCGTACGCGACACCCACGCTGTGGGCCGCGATCCAGTACCTCGGTCCCGGCGAGAACGCCCCCGAGCACCGGCACACGCAGAACGCGTTCCGGTTCGTCGTCGAGGGCGAGGGCGTGTGGACCGTGGTCGACGGCGACCCGGTCGCCATGCGCCGCGGCGACTTCCTGCTCACACCGGGCTGGCACTTCCACGGCCACCACAACATCTCGTCCGAGCCGATGGCGTGGATCGACGGGCTGGACATCCCGTTCGTGCACTACACCGGCTCGGCGTTCTTCGAGTTCGGGCCGGAGCGGGTGTCCAGCACCGAGACCCCGGCCCGCTCACGGGCGGAGCGGCTGTGGGCCCACCCCGGCCTGCGCCCGCTGTCGCAGACCGCGCCCGCGGTGCACTCGCCGATCGCCGCCTACCGGTGGGAGCACACCGACGCCGCGCTGACCGACCAGCTCGCGCTGGAGGACGAGGGCCACCCGGGTGTGGTGGAGCCGGGTCACGCCGCGATCCGCTTCACCAACCCGACCACCGGCGGCGACGTGATGCCGACCATCCGCGCGGAGTTCCACCGGCTGCGCGCCGGCGCCCGGACCGCGCCGCGCCGGGAGGTCGGTTCGGCCGTGTGGCAGGTGTTCGAGGGCTCCGGCACGGTCCGGGTCGCCGATCAGGAGTGGCGCGTCGACCACGGCGACCTGTTCGTCGTGCCGTCCTGGGCCGAGGTCACCCTGGCCGCCGGCACGCAGCTGGACCTGTTCCGCTTCAGCGACACCCCGATCTTCGAACGACTGCACGCCGATCGCGTGCAGGTGGGAGGACAGCAGTGA
- a CDS encoding fumarylacetoacetate hydrolase family protein, which translates to MKLATLRTAEGTRAVRVEGERYAELGAPDVGAFLAQEDWRAQAAAVTPERPLAGADLAPVVPRPGKILCVGLNYRNHILEMGREIPRYPTLFAKYPEALIGPGDPVALPPESAAVDWEAELALIIGATVRRAGDAEAAAAIAGFSVLNDVTARDWQYHSPMWLPGKTFEGTTPFGPYLVTPDELPGGTAPALELSCAVDGEQVQKANTGDLVFDPVQLVRYASTILTLRPGDVIATGTPGGVGHARKPPRYLSHGARLVTEISGLGRLENVARDEQA; encoded by the coding sequence GTGAAACTGGCGACCCTGCGCACCGCCGAGGGCACCCGCGCGGTCCGCGTCGAGGGCGAGCGCTACGCCGAGCTCGGCGCGCCCGACGTCGGCGCGTTCCTGGCCCAGGAGGACTGGCGCGCCCAGGCCGCGGCCGTCACCCCGGAGCGGCCGCTGGCCGGTGCCGACCTCGCCCCCGTCGTGCCGCGGCCCGGCAAGATCTTGTGCGTCGGGCTGAACTACCGCAACCACATCCTGGAGATGGGCCGCGAAATCCCGCGGTACCCGACGCTGTTCGCCAAGTACCCGGAGGCGCTGATCGGCCCGGGCGACCCGGTCGCGCTGCCACCGGAGTCGGCCGCGGTGGACTGGGAAGCCGAGCTGGCGCTGATCATCGGCGCGACCGTGCGGCGCGCGGGTGACGCCGAGGCGGCCGCGGCGATCGCCGGATTCAGCGTCCTCAACGACGTCACCGCGCGGGACTGGCAGTACCACTCGCCGATGTGGTTGCCGGGCAAGACGTTCGAGGGCACCACCCCGTTCGGCCCGTACCTGGTGACGCCCGACGAGCTGCCGGGCGGCACCGCACCCGCGCTCGAACTGAGCTGCGCGGTGGACGGCGAGCAGGTGCAGAAGGCGAACACCGGCGACCTGGTGTTCGACCCGGTCCAGCTCGTCCGGTACGCCTCGACGATCCTGACGCTGCGGCCCGGTGACGTGATCGCCACCGGCACGCCCGGCGGCGTCGGCCATGCCCGCAAGCCGCCGCGCTACCTGTCGCACGGCGCCCGGCTGGTCACCGAGATCAGCGGCCTCGGCCGGCTGGAGAACGTGGCCCGTGATGAGCAGGCGTGA